The Apium graveolens cultivar Ventura chromosome 3, ASM990537v1, whole genome shotgun sequence sequence TAATatgttgaatttgtccaattGTGCTAACTTCTGCACGGAACTGCTTCTCTCCTTGCTTCAAATCCTTCAGCTTTTTAACTGCTATCGCTCTGGAGTTCGGTAAAGTCCCTCTAAAAACTGATCCGAACCCACCTTCACCCAGCTTTTCTGAGAAGGCTTTGGTAGATTTTCTGATgtctttgtacttgaataccatTAAATCCCCAGCTGCCCTATTATATTTTCCCACATTTCGTTTCCTCAGCTGTAATTTAGCCACTGTTACCATGCCAAGCAAAGTAAAGAATCCGCCAACACTTCCTACTACAATCCAAACATTAATCTTGCTGGCTTTTCTGGATTTTGTAATCCGAACATGGAAAACTCTACCTCTGTTGTCATCAGAAACCAGTTGTTGGAGATTATACACTTCTCCGATCCAAACCACACATTTATCACCATCAAACACATAACCAGTGCATGAACAATTTCTTAAGCAAGTAGACTTGCATTCTTTGTCGTTCCCAACATCCAATGACAGTGAATCCCCTGTATCTTGAAATGAAATTCGCATCGCTTTTATGGATAAAAACGTGTCTTCTTCTCCTCCAACACCACATCTTAAAGGAGGATTCCTAATGCACCCATCAGTATAATCTCCCAACTCCCAATTCTTTGACACCCTCGGTTCATACCCTTGCAAACAGTTACAAAAAGGCGTTTTCAATTGATTGCATGTCCCAAAAGCACCACAAACGTTTGGAACTTCACATTGTTCTGGACGCATCCAATTTGCAATCCATCGACGTTCCGGGAAATTTTCTCTCCAAGCGAACTGTCTATACTCTCCTGTCTTGTCGATCATAAACCGTGTGAGGGTTTTCGAATTATCAGTGTTATAAGTGAACTTGCTCTCGTTCACATTTGAAATATATCTAAAATTTGAGATGGTTACGCTCAGTTTCCGGGACAAACACAAAATTTCTTCTTGTCCATgtgttgtaaatctcactaacaaatatagtAACATAGAAgtaagtgtataaagaatttagcaagtttaggccaagaccacagttaacaaaacaaaacatgcaggtaaacaaaatcagtaactgaaataatgaagagagaaagaaagatgtacccgaaaccatagcttttaacagtgactgaaataaaggttcacagatacaaaatgccaagaaaaatgatcacagctgagtcaccaggccttgctcgaactcctggctgctcttgaagagaatattgcccctacctgctgcgtttgggatacgcacaatatctccaccaggataaaacagctcggagtttatgttaacagcagcaacaaaagctccacttcgaccagcacctcagtcgccggaaaatatcagcacttcaggacttgtgggagagaaatgcagagaggttgaagagaagagaagagaatgtagtgtatatcatacattcactttaacctctatttataggagaggaaaaaatgaaactgtccacacacttaatgtctgaattaaattgcttcattaatgaaaaaatcaaaactgatcagattttgaatttattaatgaaaaaatcaaaactggtcagcttttgaatttaaattatttgtaacagcttaagttctgattctgatatcagaatttgttaagttctgatttcattcatcagttctgatatcagaacttgttaagttctgattttattcatcagttcttaagttctgattctgatatcagaacttgttacagatcagattatttcAGTACCCTGCccaataatccagtcaccgataaataaattcgaattaaaataattatcaaataaataaaatcctcgcccaggtcgcctcgcgtacgcgagacgccgagacattctcccaaatcgcccttcgacccgacccggtgcggtgcggtgcggggcgcgcgtgtgtgtgtgtgtgcgcgtgaagcacacaacaacacaatggaccatcacacaccttagtagttgtatactactcatgtgggtaataccatataaagcacacaccctcctttatttatttcaatgtgggacaaacattctcaaatttttccaagcttttccaagctattttcaactctcatttcatattgatttcattaagaaaattcttaaaaccatacatgaaaatttaagttcaaatatcattgaacaatttccaatcattagattttaggattaacttcaagaacataattaaattaagctctaaaatcctaattttctaacaatcccccacaaatccatacagaaatgcgatcaatttcccatcatgacttgtttttcagagtcggtacccttccgggtttgaaccctcctaattcctctacttcaatggctatcggactcagatggaatgtttcaccttgaatcttaatccgtttagtataaccatattccatagacgacgacaagtcaaaggttatggtgccaatctacggctttgagacattaatggtaatgtctcgatcctgttcgtcgaatgcttcaaggattaaccctatcctctaattgcgaccacacaattacattcgcttagctgggcatctccagagatatactgcctctatctcgtcaaatgacttgatcccattcagagttttaccactcttgcttttctggcagtgtcagtaccttctaggtttacaggggatagactcagatactataatatcatctatgtagcaaaggtactaccaactcatccttacagcttgttattacccattgaatacacttcgagggatctcctctcatgtgtattgggttcccactgttgatgaattatgatgggttgacagtcccatccccaaccttgacttaaggaccactgcaggttccagtcctttagtaagaggatcagctatattattctgagttcctatgaactctatagctatgatcctatcagtcactaaaccccttatagacttgagtctaacttggatgtgtctcttagttttagcattatgctttttactgctaatcttgtcgatagttgttcgactatcacagtgaatagcaatagcaggaagcggtctgcttactacaggtattgtagacataagtccgtgtaaccattcagcctccgtccctgtggcatcaagtgcacacaactcagcctcaaaagtagaccgagtaacaatagtctgtctgcttgactttcaggatattgctccaccagccaaggtgaacacgtatccagtcactccattggaaccagactttTTAGCTATctaacttgcatcactgtacccttcaagcacaccaggaaatctcctgtagtgtaaactaaggtacattgtgccttttagatatctaagtactctatcaagagcatcccaatgagttctgtttggacagcttgtatatctagccaatttagacacagaatatgaaatatctggtctagtacagttagcaagatactgcaagctcccaataatctgagaataccttaactgagacacaggcactcctgaagtattcttgacaagggaaactttcgaatcataaggtgtactagcgattctacactgtgaataaccatatttctcaagtatagatttctctatataatgagattgagtcaaggttattccttcagtggactgaatcagtttgattccaagaatcacacttgcctcacccatatccttcatttcaaaatgccttttcaagaattctttagtctcgttaataatctcaatattggttccaaacagtaaaatgtcatccacatataggcacaaaataacacactcattacctttaactttagtgtagacacacttatcactttcattaatcttataactgaaaggcaatatagtttcatcaaactttttatgccaatctctgggagcttgtttcaagccatagatggacttgatcaacttacatactttcctttcattgcctgatgcaacaaatccatcaggctgatccatataaatctcttcttcaagttcaccatgaagaaaagccgtctttacatccatctgatggatgataagaccatggactgaagccaatgctataagcattcggattgttaccattcttgcaaccggagagtatgtatcaaaataatcaattccttccttttgcttaaaacccttagctaccaatctagctttgtacttatctattgagccgtcagggttcaacttccttttaaagacccatttgcacccaatagtagaacacccaggagggagatcaaccaactcccatgttccattagaaacaatagagtcaatttcactcttgacagcgcccttccagtgccttgactcagaagaatccatagcttgccggaaagttaaaggttcgtcctcgatattgtaagtgataaaatcacctccaaaatccttgactacctttgcacgcttacttctccttggttcctctagttccttaggaatagagctactactaggttccgcccccacatttgtcatcttttccacatgatcaggaatagaacttgatgtgtgagaaggatcttcctcagaagtcgtttcaggtattccagtcttcatagggtagacatcctcaaagaatgtcgcatctcgaaattcaactatcgtgtttgccactataccatctatgtcagattttaacactaaaaatctcatagctgtagtggtttcaagatagcccagaaagatacagtcaacagtttttggacctagtttctttctcttgtgttcaggaacaagcaccttagcaaggcacccccacacacgaagatacttaagactagtcatcctgcctttccataactccaagggtgttttatccatgtgtttcagagggactctattcaaaatatggcaagccgtatttagagcctctccccacatgtatttaggcaacccagagttaataagcatactattaatcatatctttaaatgttctgttctttcgctcagcaaccccattagactaaggtgtgtatggtggagtaacttcatgaactataccattgtttgcacaaaattcattaaaagcattactcgtatactcaccacctctatcagatctcaatcttttaagtagcttactagtttgtttttctacttcagttttatatataatgaatttactaagtgcttcatccttatgtctaagtaaataaacataacagtatctactactagcatctataaaagtaatgaagtatctaaactggtccttggtcaacacaccaccaaattcacaaatatcagtgtgtactaaatctaacaagtctgaatccctaacaacgttatgaaaaggtttccttatctgtttagcagacacacatacttgacatttagaattcttttctatggtatattttggaatcaactctaagttcatcatgttcttaagagcaccaaagtttaaatgacctagttACACTtaaacgaaatttcaaaaccactagaaactaaacagcttccacttattatatttctacgcatgttgggaacatgatgcactctcgtcagagatagaatacgtcctgaagggaacttcagatccacgtttccaactccatgtacttgagcaacactagcattccccatcttcacagtcaggctatgactcggtcaacgtcggtttcagaagccgtagcctcaccaacaaccatgttcactacaggcccacttgcggttccaagcacaacatttgcttgcgctacctcggttttcttcgctttcttcgtagggcagtccttactccagtgcccaacctgcccacaagaccagcatgatttgtttgccttgggtttcttggccttgtccttgtcactcttagtttattactattagctttcttagcaaaagccttcctcttttgtcctacagttgctatgtttacctttgaggtaccgtgttcagttggcatcatatgtccctgtttggacttgtgttgttcttgcaccgagatgtccagcataaggttggtccaggtgatctctcctttctgtcttttcagggagagagagaactcttcccaagacttcgggagtttttcaatcacactcatcaccttaaacttctccgggagattcattccagactccttcaaagcatgcactatcatctcgaactcatgcacctgctcagtcatggacttattgtccaccagcttgaactcgaggaaccttgccacagaatacttttctagaccttgtgagtcagtattatgtgtctggtccagcttctcccataagagttttgcagagtagacatcagaagaatagacatcaaacaaagtgtttgttagtgccgccagaatggccgccctagccactccatccttctcagcccacttcgcaaaagccttaactgtgtcagccttctcttgatccactactggtttctcatattccacaaccggccacagaccctttatagtcaaccacaacttcatccttttctgccagcgagaaaagccaatgccaccgttgaatttctccggtaaaccggttagttcaacagcctgtgggaaactataggtggtccaatcaatggccccagcagttgcacccgaactgctaccaccaccaacgataacctcactttcgttaaccattatgctaaattctatataaccaatattctcttcaagaatgttgtaaatctcactaacaaatatagcaacatagaagcaagtgtataaagaatttagcaagtttaggccaagaccacagttaacaaaacaaagcatgcaggtaaacaaaatcagtaactgaaataacgaagagagaaagaaagatgtacccgaaaccatagcttttaacagtgactgaaataaaggttcacagatacaaaatgccaagaaaaatgatcacagctgagtcaccaggccttgctcgaagtcctggctgctcttgaagagaatattgcccctacctgctgcgtttgggatgcgcacaatatctccaccaggataaaacagctcggagtttatgttaacagcagcaacaaaagctccacttcgaccagcacctcagtcgccggaaaatatcagcacttcaggacttgtgggagagaaatgcagagaggttgaagagaagagaagagaatgtagtgtatatcatacattcactttaacctctatttataggagaggaaaaaatgaaactgtgcacacacttaatgtctgaattaaactgcttcattaatgaaaaaatcaaaactgatcagattttgaattcattaatgaaaaaatcaaaactgatcagcttttgaatttaaattatttgtaacagcttttcacattaacacccacattattatcagaacttaagttaatcgacccgacccgacccggtccggtccggtgcgtggtggggcgcgcgtgtgtgtgtgcgcgtgaagcacacaacaacacaatggaccatcacacaccttagtagttgtatactactcatgtgggtaataccatataaagcacacaccctcctttatttatttcagtgtgggacaaacattctcaaatttttccaagcttttccaagctactttcaactctcatttcatatggatttcattaagaaaatttttaaaaccatacatgaaaatttaagttcaaatatcattgaacaatttccaatcattagattttaggattaacttcaagaacataattaaattaagctctaaaatcctaattttctaacaccATGCACCGGTGGAGAAGTACTGTTTAGTCATATTGTATAGCAAAATGGCACTTGGTCCATTTGTTTCCACCTCAAGTGAGAAAAGACCAGGGGCAGGATTTTCTTCATTTCGCCACGAAGTTAGATAAATCTTTTCgttttttattttgttatatCCAATCTTACCACCTGGAAGCCAAGTGTCTGTTGGGTAATCAAAACTTTGCCATATGATATTAGAGGAATCTTGATTATCTCTAGTCACAAAATTTCCGTTATCAAGAAGGATGGCTATAGACGAATTTTCCTTTTTAGCGGTTGAGTTTGAGGaccaaatttgaatttttgacTCATTTAGTAGAGCAAGATTTCCATTTGGGAAGAGTTTTAGTTCTGAATCAAAAGGACTGGAAATGGGGTGGTTTCTATTTGCTACCCAGACAACTGTTTTGTTAGCAAAATCTTTATACCATATGCCAATGTAGTAGTTTCGGGACTTACCTGGTGTGAAGAAGCCTAGTTCAAATGTCCCGTCTTTAGAGAATATTGTATCGTTGCCAGAGAGAGTCTGACCGATGGCGATGACATTGGTTCCTTCATTTAGGCGGGTTCCAAAGAAAAGAACAAAAGTGAGCGAAACAAGAAGATATAAGCATGCTTCCTTGGTTTTCAAGTAGTACATCTTAAAGGAAAGCAAACAAACACCAAGAATGTTTAAGTTTAAGAATGTCTTACAACAAATGACAAGAGAATACTGCTAGAGATATGGTATGAAGAGCTGAAGGCATTTAACCATCTATTTATGAATCTTGGCGTCAACCAACAACTCTGGGAGTCAACCAACAACTCTTGGAGTCAAGCCAACTCTTAATCTCAATCAAGCATGTTCTAAGGTTGAAACTTATGTAGATGTCTTTTCCCAGGACTAATATGCCTCACAGTTGAGGTAATTATGTTGGTAAGCCTCAAGACTTGGTATACTTCAACTGAGTGGCATATTAGTCTAAGGAAAGGGTCCAAGATATGTACATTCACTTTGTTATATTGGCAAACCTTTCattcatcttcttcattttcCACTTAAGATTCCCTGTATAACCTGAACCAAATCCATGATTTTTTCACTCTTGGTACTTTCATAGTCTAATATTATCTACAAACGTCTATTATTTTTTGGTCTTTTTCTATTATTATACATTCTACATTTATTAGTTGAACTGTCTGAACGATATAataacttataaataaataaaaagaaatttTATTCACAAGTCATATAATACGATTTTGTGTTTATCTTACAATGAAATATAATTACTAATGGTAAATTCAGCTTTAGATAACTATTAAAGATAAGTACACCATcttaggagttgtcccacatcgtttcTGGGTGaggcagtttgctagaatataagcaaccagacaactccaattagtatgaggccttttgggagtgacccaaaaataaacccgtgcgggctcggcccaaagcggacaatatcatactaatgtggagttaagcctgctcagcaagcccaacaagtggtatcagagcttcaggttgagacggtccataacaatctcacgTGGACTTCAGAATGGACATAGGAAGAGGCAGGTGGATCTTCCAATTTGGGCCTAGGGGGAGTagatagccagatggactttcGGTATGGGTCGAGGGGGAGTCTGATCACACTGAATGAGGCAGAATTgacaggtgtcgggcccgatgtgtgagggggagattgttaggagttgtcccacatcgtttgtgggaggggcagtttgctagaatataagcagccagacaactccaattagtatgaggtcttttgggagtgacccaaaaacaaacccgtacggactcggcccaaagcggacaatatcatactaatgtggagttaggcctgctcagcaagcccaacacaCCAATGGGGGCAAAGTGTTACCAGTATTAGCATTTTGTCATCAACACTCTTGTTGTGTTTAGCAGATATGGCCAGTCCTTTGAAAGTAGGaaacaattaattaataataatctttattaataagcgaaacccTTTTAAATGGTACTGTTAATTTTGGTTTCACAAATTTTTGGTACCACCAACTTTTAGTTTCACTTATTCATTCATGTATATATAATATTTCTACTTTTATATGTTTtttaattctactaaacttttgATTACACCATCTATTCCTTTATACTTCCATATGTGTTATACTTCTACATGTATTATAATTCTAtaaaatttggttttatttttgttatcttaTACTTCTACTGTCGTATGATTCTATTAagtttaaatttatttttgtttccTTATGCTTCTACCTATTAcgtttagttttatttttatttcaccaTTTTGGAAGCTTTGTGTTCTTTATTCCCTTATGTACTGCTAATTCAATATACTAGTTGGTAACCCGTGT is a genomic window containing:
- the LOC141710556 gene encoding G-type lectin S-receptor-like serine/threonine-protein kinase At2g19130 — translated: MIDKTGEYRQFAWRENFPERRWIANWMRPEQCEVPNVCGAFGTCNQLKTPFCNCLQGYEPRVSKNWELGDYTDGCIRNPPLRCGVGGEEDTFLSIKAMRISFQDTGDSLSLDVGNDKECKSTCLRNCSCTGYVFDGDKCVVWIGEVYNLQQLVSDDNRGRVFHVRITKSRKASKINVWIVVGSVGGFFTLLGMVTVAKLQLRKRNVGKYNRAAGDLMVFKYKDIRKSTKAFSEKLGEGGFGSVFRGTLPNSRAIAVKKLKDLKQGEKQFRAEVSTIGQIQHINLVRLQGFCIEGERRLLVFDYMKNGSPKNSDVFLDWKARYNIMIGTARGLNYLHEKCRDCIIHCDIKPDNILLDDEFNAKVADFGLAKLLGREFSRVLTTIRGTRGYLAPEWISGGAITVKADVFSYGKLLFEIISGRRNMDLLDDGDYFPALVAKKISKGEEGVMQFLDEKLQGQADPSEVFRACRVACWCIQDDEKNRPSMGIVIQFLEGISEVEIPPFPRFLQGFTKDFTDHSIVYQDLTSETTSSDS
- the LOC141713814 gene encoding G-type lectin S-receptor-like serine/threonine-protein kinase At4g27290, whose translation is MYYLKTKEACLYLLVSLTFVLFFGTRLNEGTNVIAIGQTLSGNDTIFSKDGTFELGFFTPGKSRNYYIGIWYKDFANKTVVWVANRNHPISSPFDSELKLFPNGNLALLNESKIQIWSSNSTAKKENSSIAILLDNGNFVTRDNQDSSNIIWQSFDYPTDTWLPGGKIGYNKIKNEKIYLTSWRNEENPAPGLFSLEVETNGPSAILLYNMTKQYFSTGAWC